One segment of Chionomys nivalis chromosome 3, mChiNiv1.1, whole genome shotgun sequence DNA contains the following:
- the LOC130871611 gene encoding olfactory receptor 19: MELENETQTLKFILLGISEDPLWQPFLFGLFLFMYLATLLGNLLIIIATVTDSSLHTPMYFFLSNLSFADICFTSVSIPKMLVNIQTQNKEITYEGCIAQVYFFILFGVLDNFLLAVMAYDRYVAICHPLHYTVIMNRHLCGLLVLGSWITTALNSLLQSSMALRLSFCTDLKIPHFVCELNQLVLLACNDTFPNNMVMFFAAVLLGGGPLAGILYSYSKIVSSIRAISSAQGKYKAFSTCASHLSVVSLFYSTLLGVYLSSSVTQNSQSTARASVMYSVVTPMLNPFIYSLRNKDLMGALRKLFRRKP, translated from the coding sequence ATGGAGTTGGAAAATGAGACACAAACTTTGAAATTTATTCTCCTGGGGATTTCAGAGGATCCGCTATGGCAACCATTCCTTTTCGGACTGTTTTTGTTCATGTACCTGGCCACTCTGCTTGGGAACCTGCTCATTATCATTGCCACAGTTACAGATTCCAGtctgcacacacccatgtactttttcctctCTAACCTGTCCTTTGCTGACATTTGCTTCACCTCTGTTAGCATCCCAAAGATGCTAGTGAATATTCAGACACAGAACAAGGAGATTACATACGAAGGCTGTATTGCTCAGGTGTACTTCTTCATACTGTTTGGAGTTTTGGACAACTTTCTTCTAGCCGTGATGGCCTATGACCGATACGTGGCAATCTGTCACCCTCTGCACTATACAGTCATCATGAATCGCCACCTCTGTGGGTTGTTGGTTCTTGGGTCCTGGATCACAACAGCCTTGAATTCCTTGTTACAGAGTTCAATGGCATTGCGGCTGTCTTTCTGTACTGACTTGAAAATTCCCCACTTTGTTTGTGAGCTTAATCAACTGGTTCTACTTGCCTGTAATGACACTTTCCCTAATAACATGGTAATGTTTTTTGCAGCTGTACTGCTAGGTGGTGGTCCTCTGGCTGGCATCCTTTACTCTTATTCCAAGATAGTTTCCTCCATTCGTGCAATCTCATCAGCACAGGGGAAGTACAAAGCATTCTCCACTTGTGCATCTCATCTCTCAgttgtttctttgttctattcTACACTCTTGGGCGTGTACCTTAGTTCTTCTGTTACCCAAAACTCACAGTCAACTGCACGAGCATCTGTGATGTACAGTGTGGTCACCCCCATGCTGAACCCTTTCATCTACAGTCTGAGGAATAAGGACCTGATGGGAGCTCTCAGAAAACTCTTCAGAAGGAAGCCATGA
- the LOC130871769 gene encoding olfactory receptor 19-like: MELENETQTLKFILLGISEDPLWQPFLFGLFLFMYLATLLGNLLIIIATVTDSSLHTPMYFFLSNLSFADICFTSVSIPKMLVNIQTQNKEITYEGCIAQVYFFILFGILDNFLLAVMAYDRYVAICHPLHYTVIMNRHLCGLLVLGSWVTTALNSLLQSSMALRLSFCTDLKIPHFLCELYQLVQLACNDTFPNDMVMFFGAVLVGGGPLAGILYSYSKIVSSIRAISSAQGKYKAFVTCASHLSVVSLFYSTLLGVYFSSSVTQNSQSTARASVMYSVVTPMLNPFIYSLRNKDLMGGLRRLFRRKP, encoded by the coding sequence ATGGAGTTGGAAAATGAGACACAAACTTTGAAATTTATTCTCCTGGGAATTTCAGAGGATCCGCTATGGCAACCATTCCTTTTCGGACTGTTTTTGTTCATGTACTTGGCCACTCTGCTTGGGAACCTGCTCATTATCATTGCCACAGTTACAGATTCCAGtctgcacacacccatgtactttttcctctCTAACCTGTCCTTTGCTGACATTTGCTTCACCTCTGTTAGCATCCCAAAGATGCTAGTGAATATTCAGACACAGAACAAGGAGATTACATACGAAGGCTGTATTGCTCAGGTGTACTTTTTCATACTGTTTGGAATTTTGGACAACTTTCTTCTAGCTGTAATGGCCTATGACCGATACGTGGCAATCTGTCACCCTCTGCACTATACAGTCATCATGAATCGCCACCTCTGTGGGTTGCTAGTTCTTGGGTCCTGGGTCACAACAGCTTTGAATTCCTTGCTACAGAGTTCAATGGCATTGCGGCTGTCTTTCTGTACTGACTTGAAAATTCCCCACTTTCTTTGTGAACTTTATCAACTGGTTCAACTTGCCTGTAATGACACTTTCCCTAATGACATGGTGATGTTCTTTGGAGCTGTACTGGTCGGTGGTGGTCCTCTGGCTGGCATCCTTTACTCTTATTCCAAGATAGTTTCCTCCATTCGTGCAATCTCATCAGCACAGGGGAAGTACAAAGCATTTGTCACCTGTGCATCTCATCTCTCAGTTGTTTCATTGTTCTATTCTACACTCTTGGGTGTGTACTTTAGTTCTTCTGTTACCCAAAACTCACAGTCAACTGCACGAGCATCTGTGATGTACAGTGTGGTCACCCCCATGCTGAACCCTTTCATCTACAGTCTGAGGAATAAAGACCTGATGGGAGGTCTAAGAAGACTCTTCAGAAGGAAGCCATGA